From a single Lentisphaera profundi genomic region:
- the dnaA gene encoding chromosomal replication initiator protein DnaA, translating into METIDCQAVWDVLYPVISARISSPGFNKFFQESFASIDESGTFKISLNKGYNVFIDHIRENYLSLLSESLKECQQDLPSSIKGISIDALGKGEALFTAETQKEDKISLKPIIDKTRRRAVEAPKANDAKSKNNFPSSDRYSFQNFIVGDSNRLAFATSKAVSESPGFSYNPLFIYGSSGLGKSHLLHAIAQETMSHNPYHRIEYLSAEEFSNIFIDSIQHNDQRNFRKRFRNVDILLLDDVQFLKNKTKTQEEFFHTFNALYSLNKQIVLTSDCQPHELDGLEKRLVSRFEHGQIVDVLKPEFETRVAILRQKRNSMNVHIPNDVLDFIASNIKSHVRKLEGALVRLVTYASTMGYEVNASLAREVLGGQLENTSDRNLDITAILRQVAEYFDVGVKDILGKRRTQSIVTPRQVAMYLSRNLTEESFPAIAEQFRRTHATVLHSCNAINEQMELDPSFKDKVFYLKKRLENL; encoded by the coding sequence ATGGAAACCATTGATTGTCAAGCAGTTTGGGATGTTTTGTACCCCGTTATAAGCGCCCGCATCAGCAGCCCTGGCTTCAATAAATTCTTCCAAGAATCTTTTGCATCTATCGATGAATCAGGGACTTTCAAAATTAGCCTCAACAAAGGCTACAATGTTTTCATCGATCACATCCGCGAAAACTACTTAAGCTTGCTATCTGAAAGTCTAAAAGAGTGCCAACAAGACTTACCTAGCTCAATTAAGGGAATCTCAATTGATGCCCTCGGTAAAGGTGAAGCTCTCTTTACTGCCGAGACTCAAAAAGAAGATAAAATCTCTCTCAAACCAATTATTGATAAAACTCGTCGCAGAGCCGTTGAAGCTCCTAAAGCTAACGACGCTAAATCAAAAAATAATTTCCCTAGCTCAGACCGTTATTCATTTCAAAACTTTATTGTCGGCGATTCCAACCGCCTCGCTTTTGCGACCTCTAAAGCAGTTTCCGAATCCCCCGGTTTTAGCTACAACCCACTTTTTATCTATGGTAGCTCGGGCCTAGGCAAGAGTCACCTCCTTCATGCCATTGCTCAAGAGACCATGTCTCACAATCCTTACCACAGAATTGAATACTTAAGTGCTGAAGAATTTTCCAATATCTTCATTGACTCAATTCAACATAATGATCAACGCAATTTCAGAAAAAGATTTCGCAATGTCGACATTTTACTTCTCGATGATGTTCAGTTCCTCAAGAACAAAACAAAAACTCAAGAAGAATTTTTCCACACTTTCAATGCCCTCTACTCACTCAACAAACAAATCGTTTTAACTTCCGATTGCCAACCCCACGAATTGGATGGCCTAGAAAAACGTTTAGTTTCCCGTTTTGAACATGGACAAATTGTCGATGTTCTTAAACCTGAGTTCGAGACACGAGTCGCCATTTTAAGACAAAAGCGCAATTCAATGAATGTTCATATCCCCAATGATGTTTTAGATTTCATTGCTTCTAATATCAAGTCTCACGTTAGAAAGCTAGAAGGTGCACTCGTTCGCTTAGTTACTTATGCTTCCACTATGGGCTACGAAGTTAATGCTTCCCTTGCTCGTGAAGTTTTAGGTGGTCAACTAGAGAATACTTCCGATCGCAATCTCGATATCACTGCCATACTTCGCCAAGTCGCTGAATATTTCGATGTCGGCGTTAAAGATATCCTCGGTAAGAGACGAACTCAATCGATCGTCACACCTCGCCAAGTCGCCATGTACTTGAGCCGCAACTTGACCGAAGAATCATTCCCTGCCATTGCTGAACAATTCCGACGCACACACGCGACAGTGCTTCATTCATGCAATGCGATAAATGAACAAATGGAACTTGATCCGAGCTTTAAAGATAAAGTTTTTTACCTCAAAAAACGTTTAGAAAACCTCTAA
- a CDS encoding type I phosphomannose isomerase catalytic subunit, producing MIATIDLGGTQTKYGLIHNGEIVSAGQCEAKAQGPIHEHLNEVKVYLEDMCQKQDLKLSDCRGLGILSTGLVNNQEMRVLTTNGKYDDSKEFDFKTWAQDELSLEVRIENDARGALLGEWHFGAAYDVENAMMITLGTGIGTAVISEGRLLKGSRYSGGNLGGHILVNSGGRKCTCGAVGCLEAEASGWALPEIVREHEFYQKSSLRDEVKLGFKELFQHADQGDACAIAVREHCLKMWGEALVSYIHLFDPEKIVIGGGVMHSAAMILASFDKTIKEMEWRGGENVKVVQAKHTDNAGILGAAALFQEHKQVYAPLFFEPVYKSAIWGGSLIESIGRQVPVSDVPTGESWEIVDRSDEQSCVSEGLYKGSTLRQLIENDPEGIVGLGHQKEDAFPLLLKIIDAEQDLSLQVHPDEESCKHLSDSEPKTEMWYVLDHQVDAQILAGIKDDVSQEEFRAKIEDPSVRELMHSYTSEKGSAFFIKATTMHAIGGGNLIYEIQQNSNTTYRVSDWGRLDKDGQSRELHVEQAMTCLEYKNPTDAIVPYELSDCSFEAQENDDFFQVRQLTTCQFFQVAEFKLKGLLNFNTENRCFHTLYAVDNDLKIIHSGCDFILNRGQSCLIPARAGDYQIESRENTTFIHSRLSPQQVES from the coding sequence ATGATAGCAACAATAGATTTAGGTGGTACACAAACGAAGTATGGTTTGATTCACAATGGTGAAATTGTTTCAGCGGGTCAATGTGAAGCCAAGGCACAAGGTCCGATTCACGAGCATTTAAACGAAGTTAAAGTTTATTTGGAAGACATGTGTCAAAAGCAGGACTTAAAATTGAGTGATTGCCGCGGTTTGGGGATATTAAGCACTGGTTTGGTCAATAATCAGGAAATGCGTGTTTTGACCACAAATGGGAAATACGATGATTCCAAAGAGTTCGATTTTAAAACTTGGGCTCAGGATGAATTGAGTTTGGAAGTTCGCATCGAGAATGATGCTCGTGGTGCACTACTAGGTGAGTGGCATTTTGGGGCAGCTTATGATGTTGAAAACGCGATGATGATTACGCTGGGCACAGGGATCGGAACCGCAGTTATTTCTGAAGGACGATTGCTGAAGGGCTCGCGTTACTCCGGAGGCAATTTGGGTGGACATATTTTGGTTAATTCAGGTGGTAGAAAGTGTACTTGTGGTGCAGTGGGATGCTTAGAGGCCGAAGCCTCGGGTTGGGCGCTGCCGGAAATTGTTCGCGAGCATGAGTTTTATCAAAAGAGTTCATTGCGCGATGAAGTAAAACTCGGTTTTAAAGAATTATTTCAGCATGCTGATCAGGGAGATGCCTGTGCCATTGCGGTGCGTGAGCACTGTTTGAAAATGTGGGGCGAAGCATTGGTTTCTTATATTCATTTATTTGATCCTGAAAAAATTGTCATCGGAGGTGGAGTGATGCATTCCGCGGCTATGATTTTAGCTAGCTTTGATAAAACAATTAAAGAAATGGAATGGCGTGGAGGTGAAAACGTAAAAGTAGTTCAAGCCAAGCATACAGATAATGCAGGTATCCTAGGAGCCGCAGCTTTGTTCCAGGAGCACAAGCAAGTTTATGCGCCACTCTTTTTTGAACCGGTGTATAAATCAGCAATTTGGGGTGGATCACTCATTGAGAGCATAGGCAGGCAAGTTCCTGTAAGTGATGTGCCCACTGGTGAGAGTTGGGAAATTGTTGATCGATCCGATGAGCAGAGTTGTGTGAGTGAAGGTTTATATAAAGGCTCAACTTTACGTCAGTTGATAGAAAATGATCCTGAAGGTATTGTGGGCTTAGGCCATCAGAAAGAGGATGCCTTCCCTTTGCTTTTAAAGATTATTGATGCTGAGCAAGATTTATCTTTGCAGGTTCATCCTGATGAAGAATCCTGTAAACACCTCAGCGACTCAGAACCAAAAACAGAAATGTGGTATGTACTCGATCATCAAGTGGATGCGCAGATTCTTGCAGGTATTAAAGATGATGTGAGTCAAGAGGAATTTCGAGCGAAAATTGAAGATCCGAGTGTGCGTGAATTGATGCATTCTTATACTTCGGAGAAAGGCAGTGCCTTTTTCATCAAGGCCACCACGATGCATGCCATCGGCGGGGGTAATTTGATTTATGAAATCCAGCAGAATAGTAATACGACTTATCGAGTAAGTGACTGGGGACGTTTAGATAAAGATGGTCAATCTAGAGAACTTCATGTTGAGCAGGCGATGACTTGTCTGGAATACAAGAATCCGACTGATGCCATAGTCCCTTACGAATTAAGTGACTGTAGTTTTGAAGCACAAGAGAATGATGATTTTTTTCAAGTGCGTCAATTGACCACATGTCAATTTTTTCAGGTCGCAGAATTTAAACTTAAAGGCCTCCTCAATTTCAATACTGAAAACCGTTGTTTTCATACACTCTATGCGGTAGATAATGATTTGAAAATCATTCATTCAGGCTGTGATTTTATCTTGAATCGTGGTCAAAGCTGTTTGATCCCTGCAAGAGCAGGTGATTATCAGATTGAGAGTCGCGAGAATACGACTTTTATTCACAGTCGACTTAGCCCTCAGCAAGTGGAGAGTTAA
- a CDS encoding serine/threonine-protein kinase: MTPSSKEEPQHTKMDNLLSLFDTALDSSNDDSTQSSPLFESLEIIKKRYLDPEAINQGGMKKIYRVFDSVAGRYIAMAKLHSEAGKEFYDPFICEARITGLLEHPNIMTVHDLGVDEDHSPFFTMELKEGDNLEKILRSKNTNKAEYIDSYPLNKLLEIFIKICDAIAFSHSKGVIHLDIKPANIQVGDFGEVLVCDWGLAKIIGSKEHSCDAELFNSDWLNNMTLTGQVKGTPGYMAPEQINKELEKNTTTDIYALGCLLYSILTNCYPLEGDTQEVLQKTSKGLILSPQVRFPHLKTPESLNAVVMKAVSLKQEDRYQSVTKLRDEVYNYLAGFATDAENASILKGIKLLYQRNRALVHLSVLFILVLITLTLQFIFNLNTKTEQAIASQKEALLAKTLAESAEKKATDAHLEAERLILIYQNEQKRVAALNAQKSLVKPSNFQRIDYRNPVKSVQEKIINFTANKPDPARNNILSEYHFIAQDFQAVYDLHKDKNPRHALFKSAKKYLKTPKNPQGLIPISQFIKLFTSFNDRNEIFMEKVMAYDSELRLDKTSYEQIVQHMLATRNGGLKNSQFSYDPETKKLQLKGLDFKILGTRGMTDHRKSLLAPLAIKTLDIRGTQIHDLKELRGLDLLEEIDLRETLVSDLSPLNNLASLKFVIIAKKQFLPHQIKSLRSNIHLLIK, translated from the coding sequence ATGACTCCCTCGAGCAAAGAAGAACCTCAACATACAAAAATGGATAATCTCTTATCCTTATTTGATACGGCCTTGGATAGTTCAAATGACGATTCCACGCAAAGTAGCCCTCTATTTGAGAGCCTTGAAATTATTAAAAAACGCTACCTAGATCCCGAAGCAATCAATCAAGGTGGCATGAAAAAAATCTACCGGGTGTTCGACTCTGTCGCCGGCCGCTATATCGCCATGGCTAAACTCCATAGCGAAGCAGGAAAAGAGTTTTACGACCCCTTCATTTGCGAAGCTCGTATAACAGGACTTTTGGAACACCCCAATATCATGACCGTCCATGACCTCGGCGTCGACGAAGACCATAGTCCTTTTTTCACCATGGAACTCAAAGAAGGCGATAATCTAGAAAAGATATTACGCTCCAAAAATACTAACAAAGCAGAATACATAGATTCCTACCCCCTCAATAAACTACTCGAGATATTTATTAAAATCTGTGATGCCATTGCCTTTTCACACTCAAAAGGCGTCATTCATCTAGATATTAAACCTGCCAATATTCAGGTTGGCGACTTTGGGGAAGTTTTGGTGTGCGACTGGGGCTTAGCCAAAATCATAGGATCGAAAGAGCATTCTTGTGACGCAGAACTCTTTAACTCAGATTGGCTCAATAACATGACCCTAACAGGCCAGGTCAAAGGCACTCCCGGCTACATGGCTCCAGAGCAAATTAATAAAGAACTCGAAAAAAATACCACTACCGATATCTACGCTCTCGGCTGCCTACTTTACAGTATTCTCACAAACTGTTACCCTCTTGAAGGCGACACCCAAGAAGTCCTTCAAAAAACGTCAAAAGGTTTAATACTCTCTCCACAAGTGAGGTTCCCTCACCTTAAGACCCCCGAAAGTCTGAATGCGGTTGTTATGAAAGCCGTTTCACTCAAACAAGAAGATCGCTACCAAAGCGTCACCAAACTGCGCGACGAAGTCTATAACTACCTCGCGGGCTTTGCAACCGATGCAGAAAATGCCTCTATACTAAAAGGCATCAAACTTCTCTACCAACGCAATCGTGCTCTCGTCCATTTATCCGTCTTATTTATCCTGGTCCTTATCACTCTGACCCTGCAGTTCATTTTTAACCTCAATACAAAAACCGAGCAAGCCATTGCCTCTCAAAAAGAAGCACTACTTGCAAAGACCCTCGCTGAGTCTGCTGAAAAGAAAGCCACCGATGCTCATCTTGAAGCCGAACGACTCATTCTTATTTATCAAAATGAACAAAAGCGAGTCGCCGCCTTAAACGCTCAAAAAAGCCTTGTGAAGCCCTCGAATTTTCAACGAATTGATTACCGTAACCCCGTTAAAAGCGTACAAGAAAAAATAATAAATTTCACCGCAAATAAACCTGACCCCGCGAGGAATAATATTTTATCTGAGTATCATTTTATCGCTCAAGATTTCCAGGCTGTATACGATCTTCATAAAGATAAAAACCCGCGCCATGCTCTCTTCAAATCAGCCAAAAAATATTTAAAAACTCCCAAAAATCCTCAAGGCTTAATTCCCATAAGTCAATTCATTAAACTATTCACTTCCTTCAATGATCGCAATGAGATCTTCATGGAAAAAGTCATGGCCTACGACTCAGAATTAAGGTTAGATAAAACTTCCTACGAACAAATAGTTCAACACATGCTGGCCACCCGCAATGGTGGCTTAAAAAATAGTCAATTTAGCTACGATCCTGAGACTAAAAAACTACAATTAAAAGGCCTAGACTTTAAAATACTTGGCACGCGTGGAATGACTGACCACCGCAAGTCTTTACTCGCTCCCCTCGCAATAAAAACACTCGATATTCGAGGCACTCAAATCCACGACTTGAAAGAACTCAGAGGCTTAGATCTACTCGAAGAAATTGATTTACGGGAGACACTCGTAAGTGACCTCAGCCCCCTCAACAACTTAGCCTCCTTAAAATTTGTTATTATTGCTAAAAAACAATTCTTACCTCATCAGATTAAATCACTGAGAAGCAATATTCACTTACTGATTAAATAA
- a CDS encoding putative quinol monooxygenase: MSTNDTCCSIVPYFKVNEGKCEEFKALCEEFVARTSSEEACLYYGFAMNQGIVHCREGYTNAKGVLAHIENVGDLIGKALEISELVQFEIHGPAQELAQLKEPLKDLDIKYFELEYGFRK; the protein is encoded by the coding sequence ATGTCCACGAATGATACATGCTGTTCAATTGTCCCCTACTTCAAAGTAAACGAAGGTAAATGCGAAGAGTTCAAAGCACTTTGTGAAGAATTTGTTGCCCGCACTTCAAGCGAAGAAGCATGCCTTTACTACGGCTTTGCAATGAACCAAGGCATCGTTCATTGCCGCGAAGGCTACACTAACGCCAAAGGAGTACTTGCACACATCGAAAACGTTGGTGATCTGATTGGTAAAGCTTTGGAGATCTCAGAACTCGTTCAATTTGAAATCCATGGCCCTGCACAAGAGCTCGCTCAACTCAAAGAGCCACTTAAAGATTTAGATATCAAATACTTTGAACTCGAATACGGCTTTAGAAAATAA
- a CDS encoding glycoside hydrolase family 130 protein has product MDIAKRFTQNPLIQPEDILASVQGAEVECLLNPGVFKFEGKTYLLMRVAERMKQREGYLSTLVVDPTKEGGVSIVEFALDDPKLCYDDARVFSYDGKTYLTTLSHLRLAESEDCINFKVQPKPLLLGLGEYEDFGMEDCRVTQMGELYILTYTAVSEYGPAVGKITTRDWKTFTRDGIMLAPPNKDCAIFEEIIDDKFWCLHRPVVKVDSWSELNIWLASSSDMEHWGNHICLAKTRPGMWDSQRIGAGAAPIRTEQGWLEIYHGCDETSRYCLGALLLDLSDPRKVIARSEEPIMEPLEKYEQQGFFGNVVFTNGHLVDGDCLTLYYGASDTVICAADLSIKEILQTLLS; this is encoded by the coding sequence ATGGATATAGCGAAACGATTTACACAAAATCCACTTATCCAACCCGAGGATATCTTAGCGAGTGTACAAGGTGCTGAAGTTGAGTGTCTCTTAAATCCCGGGGTCTTTAAGTTTGAAGGGAAAACTTATCTTTTAATGCGTGTCGCTGAGCGTATGAAGCAGCGAGAGGGCTATTTATCCACTTTAGTTGTCGATCCGACTAAAGAGGGTGGGGTAAGCATTGTTGAATTTGCTTTAGATGATCCGAAACTTTGCTATGATGATGCGCGAGTTTTTAGTTATGATGGCAAGACTTATCTCACAACGCTATCGCATTTGCGTTTAGCCGAGAGTGAAGATTGTATTAACTTTAAAGTACAGCCAAAGCCTTTATTGCTCGGTTTAGGTGAATATGAAGATTTTGGTATGGAAGATTGCCGTGTGACACAGATGGGTGAACTCTATATCTTGACTTATACAGCGGTATCTGAGTATGGCCCCGCAGTGGGAAAAATAACAACTCGGGATTGGAAGACTTTCACTCGCGATGGAATTATGCTAGCGCCCCCCAATAAAGATTGTGCCATTTTTGAAGAAATTATTGATGACAAATTCTGGTGTTTACATCGTCCAGTGGTGAAAGTCGATAGCTGGAGTGAGCTTAATATTTGGCTTGCAAGTTCTTCAGATATGGAGCACTGGGGCAACCATATTTGTTTAGCCAAGACGCGTCCAGGGATGTGGGATAGTCAACGCATTGGCGCAGGAGCTGCGCCGATACGTACAGAGCAGGGTTGGTTGGAAATATATCACGGCTGTGACGAAACTTCGCGTTATTGTTTGGGTGCACTGTTATTGGATCTTTCAGATCCCCGTAAGGTGATTGCACGTTCCGAAGAGCCGATTATGGAGCCTTTGGAGAAGTATGAGCAGCAAGGATTTTTTGGTAATGTGGTATTTACCAATGGTCACCTCGTTGATGGCGATTGCTTAACTTTGTATTACGGCGCATCAGATACAGTGATATGTGCTGCAGATTTGTCGATTAAGGAGATACTTCAGACGCTTTTGTCTTAA
- a CDS encoding phosphomannomutase, producing MPKILYIEELMEVSGVKFGTSGARGLALAMSDEVCYAYTKAFLTHLETSKGIKAGGEVAIAGDLRPSSPRICAAVAKAAEDMGYKALYCGEIPSPAVAYYGFCNEVPSVMVTGSHIPDDRNGIKYNTAFGEILKQDEEGIRSQKVEIPEGVFDEQGFFVEPHELGAVYKAAEDEYIKRYSDFFSSDTLAGLRLGVYEHSCVGRDTMKNIYEKLGAKVIGLGRSEKFIPVDTEAIRPEDVKLASNWARESEFDALLSADGDCDRPLIADEKGQWLRGDVAGILCARFLKADAVATPVSCNSALELSEEFKSVKRTRIGSPYVIAAMKEASESGSKMVVAYEANGGFLTNSDFVLGDKTLSALPTRDAVILHIALLVEMKNRGCRLSDLLTTLPERYTISDRLKEFPTQMSNKKLSEFSAQTPVQNNLNIELIFGELCGQVKSVDTTDGVRVNFANKEVIHLRPSGNAPELRCYNEAGSEKRAIELNQACMEIMTAWQE from the coding sequence ATGCCAAAAATTTTATATATCGAAGAATTAATGGAAGTGAGTGGAGTTAAGTTTGGAACCTCTGGTGCCCGAGGCTTAGCCCTGGCAATGAGTGATGAAGTTTGCTATGCCTACACAAAAGCATTTTTGACACATCTCGAAACTAGCAAGGGTATTAAGGCGGGTGGTGAAGTGGCCATTGCCGGTGATCTGCGTCCCTCTTCACCTAGGATTTGTGCGGCAGTGGCAAAAGCCGCTGAAGATATGGGCTATAAGGCTCTGTACTGCGGCGAGATTCCATCACCTGCAGTGGCGTATTATGGTTTTTGTAATGAGGTGCCTTCAGTGATGGTAACGGGAAGTCATATTCCGGATGATCGCAATGGTATAAAGTATAACACCGCGTTTGGCGAGATTCTTAAGCAGGATGAAGAAGGTATTCGCAGTCAGAAAGTTGAAATTCCAGAGGGTGTTTTTGATGAGCAGGGTTTTTTTGTGGAGCCCCATGAATTAGGCGCAGTCTATAAAGCGGCCGAGGATGAATACATTAAGCGTTATAGCGATTTTTTTAGTAGCGATACTTTAGCTGGTTTGAGGCTTGGTGTTTACGAGCACAGTTGCGTAGGCCGCGACACCATGAAAAATATTTATGAAAAATTGGGTGCCAAAGTTATAGGTCTGGGTCGCAGTGAAAAGTTTATCCCTGTGGATACTGAAGCGATTCGTCCAGAAGATGTAAAATTGGCGTCGAACTGGGCCCGAGAGAGTGAATTTGATGCGCTCTTAAGTGCCGATGGCGATTGTGATCGTCCACTCATTGCCGATGAAAAAGGGCAGTGGTTACGAGGTGACGTGGCGGGTATTTTATGTGCGCGATTTCTGAAAGCGGATGCGGTAGCCACGCCAGTGAGTTGTAACTCAGCACTTGAACTCAGTGAAGAATTTAAAAGTGTAAAGCGAACTAGGATAGGCAGCCCCTATGTAATTGCCGCGATGAAAGAAGCCTCTGAATCGGGATCAAAAATGGTTGTTGCTTATGAAGCGAATGGTGGTTTTTTAACAAATTCAGATTTTGTACTTGGAGATAAGACTCTGAGTGCCTTGCCCACACGTGATGCGGTGATTTTGCATATTGCACTCTTAGTAGAGATGAAAAATCGTGGCTGTCGTTTAAGTGATTTACTGACGACACTACCTGAGCGTTATACTATTTCCGATCGCTTGAAAGAATTCCCGACTCAAATGTCGAATAAAAAGCTCAGTGAATTTAGCGCGCAAACTCCGGTGCAAAATAATCTCAATATCGAGCTCATTTTTGGTGAACTTTGTGGCCAGGTGAAGTCAGTGGATACAACTGATGGCGTCCGTGTAAATTTTGCAAATAAGGAAGTGATTCATTTGCGTCCTTCAGGTAATGCCCCCGAATTGCGTTGTTATAACGAAGCCGGTTCAGAAAAACGTGCCATAGAACTCAATCAAGCATGCATGGAAATAATGACTGCTTGGCAAGAGTAA
- a CDS encoding RNA polymerase sigma factor, which yields MSNEWATRQTLLQRAKNPDDYQAWEEFVSYYKQFIQVLIYKLRFSGADTDDLTQMILLSLWKDLEKYDKEKASFRNWMGAVIRNTTMNYYRKQANQAKRDASEMNSYLDSTPQSELDLMIEKEWKSYICELAFKKMESLFSGNAIEVFELSMKGMTTDAIAEQLNLKKDSVYVLKNRVKKKFMEEVRALVSQLEY from the coding sequence ATGAGTAATGAATGGGCTACCCGCCAGACTCTCCTTCAGCGCGCCAAAAATCCAGATGATTATCAGGCCTGGGAAGAATTCGTCTCCTACTACAAACAATTTATTCAGGTCCTCATCTATAAGCTTCGTTTCTCTGGGGCGGATACCGATGATTTAACTCAAATGATTTTACTTAGCCTATGGAAAGATTTAGAGAAATACGATAAAGAAAAAGCCTCGTTTCGAAACTGGATGGGTGCCGTAATTCGCAATACAACCATGAATTACTATCGCAAGCAAGCTAACCAAGCCAAGCGCGATGCCAGCGAAATGAATAGCTACCTCGACTCGACCCCTCAATCCGAGCTCGACCTAATGATTGAAAAAGAATGGAAATCCTATATTTGTGAGCTCGCATTCAAAAAAATGGAATCACTATTTTCAGGAAATGCCATCGAAGTCTTTGAGCTCTCGATGAAAGGCATGACAACCGATGCCATTGCCGAACAACTCAATCTCAAAAAAGATTCCGTTTACGTACTTAAAAACCGTGTTAAAAAGAAATTCATGGAAGAAGTCCGAGCCCTCGTTAGCCAATTGGAATATTGA
- a CDS encoding MFS transporter, whose product MHETLTIAENEQVPIKQKIAYGLGGLSDFFIQTMIGALAIPIFAEGMKLDSYHLGFILAGTKAVSALADPFVGIVSDKTRSKWGRRKPFILLFGILSAILMPFIWYVPDVSDNMKFLYIFVTLSTYFFFHSMFAVPYNALGYEMTSNYDEKTKIFAWKKYIGILGILAAAWFYRFTLWDIFEDEMQGAMVLGVVLGILTMFCSLAVVKGTKEIHKEEAESKVETPRIPFGEILKTTFQNKSFMLVQGAMLAIALGMGVDAIMGTYLHIHYTCGGDKILASSVGGWGGTIATVPILICVPMVIWISSHWGKRAAAICGNLVLLVGVCSIPWMMNQAYPYLIIGVWILSQFGTQSSGVMYESMISDVCDEDEFHTGERREGSYAAAGSVLNKGVQIVIFLISGYMPKLAGYVDQSVPPNMEQLLNMKKLLVATDIAGVAIALCCIFFYPLTRDRCASIKKQLQDRSAQKEAALVSMQEPESKESI is encoded by the coding sequence ATGCACGAAACTTTAACAATTGCAGAAAATGAACAAGTCCCGATCAAGCAAAAAATTGCTTATGGTCTAGGTGGGCTCAGTGATTTCTTTATTCAAACGATGATTGGTGCTTTAGCGATCCCGATTTTTGCCGAGGGAATGAAACTGGATTCTTATCACTTGGGTTTTATTCTTGCAGGGACTAAAGCGGTGAGTGCTTTGGCTGATCCTTTTGTGGGCATTGTGTCGGATAAGACAAGGAGTAAGTGGGGTCGCCGAAAGCCCTTTATATTGCTTTTTGGAATACTTTCGGCGATACTGATGCCCTTTATTTGGTATGTGCCCGATGTGAGTGATAATATGAAGTTCCTCTATATCTTTGTGACACTTTCGACTTACTTCTTTTTTCATTCGATGTTTGCGGTTCCGTATAATGCCTTGGGTTATGAAATGACCTCGAATTATGATGAAAAGACCAAGATCTTTGCCTGGAAAAAATATATTGGAATCCTCGGTATCTTAGCGGCGGCATGGTTTTATCGCTTCACGCTTTGGGATATTTTCGAAGATGAGATGCAAGGCGCCATGGTTTTGGGTGTAGTACTTGGGATTCTCACCATGTTTTGTTCTTTGGCCGTAGTGAAAGGAACTAAAGAAATTCATAAAGAAGAGGCTGAATCAAAAGTCGAAACGCCTCGTATTCCCTTTGGTGAAATTTTAAAAACTACTTTTCAAAATAAATCCTTTATGTTAGTTCAAGGTGCAATGTTAGCGATTGCTTTAGGTATGGGCGTGGATGCGATTATGGGAACCTACCTCCATATTCATTACACCTGCGGAGGCGATAAAATTTTAGCATCTTCAGTAGGTGGGTGGGGCGGTACTATTGCGACGGTGCCAATTCTTATTTGTGTTCCCATGGTGATCTGGATATCTAGCCACTGGGGCAAACGCGCTGCGGCAATTTGTGGAAATTTAGTGCTATTAGTCGGTGTCTGTTCAATTCCTTGGATGATGAATCAAGCTTACCCTTATTTAATAATTGGCGTCTGGATTCTTTCGCAATTCGGAACTCAATCTTCTGGTGTGATGTATGAATCAATGATCTCGGATGTATGTGATGAAGATGAGTTTCATACCGGTGAACGCCGCGAAGGAAGTTATGCTGCAGCGGGAAGCGTACTTAATAAAGGCGTGCAAATTGTGATTTTTTTGATCAGTGGTTATATGCCGAAATTGGCGGGTTATGTGGATCAATCCGTACCGCCTAATATGGAGCAGTTATTGAACATGAAGAAGCTCTTGGTGGCCACTGATATTGCTGGAGTTGCGATCGCACTATGCTGTATTTTCTTTTACCCCTTAACGCGTGATCGTTGTGCCTCAATCAAAAAGCAATTACAGGATCGTTCCGCTCAAAAAGAAGCCGCCTTGGTATCTATGCAAGAGCCAGAATCTAAAGAGTCTATTTAA